A portion of the Lolium rigidum isolate FL_2022 chromosome 1, APGP_CSIRO_Lrig_0.1, whole genome shotgun sequence genome contains these proteins:
- the LOC124683049 gene encoding CRS2-associated factor 2, mitochondrial-like, translating to MLLPRKLLPWPRPRRSRDQALTSRLFRASYLSDPDDDDPPFTRIPSNPPRAPAPPPPAPKPKAQVTKIIPDEPARSDLPFDFRYSYSETDPSWRPIGFREPTRFSPFGPGRLDRPWDGVAARVDGDVGDGDARDSTREEVLGEALSEAEVAELVERYRHSDCSRQINLGKGGVTHNMLDDIHNHWRRAEAVRIKCLGVATLDMDNICFHLEDKTGGRIIYRCINILILYRGRNYDPKQRPVIPLMLWKPLAPIYPRVIQNVAEGLTFEETKELRNRGLNSPPLMKLTRNGVYVNVVEKVREAFKTLEVVRLDCSHTGTSDCKKIGVKLRDLVPCVPILFKDEQIILWRGKLDQEDSVSAHSVSQPQ from the exons ATGCTTCTTCCTCGCAAGCTTCTCCCATGGCCGCGCCCCAGACGGTCACGAGACCAGGCTCTAACCAGCCGCCTCTTCCGCGCCTCCTACCTCTCCGACCCGGACGACGACGACCCCCCGTTCACGCGGATCCCAAGCAACCCGCCtcgagctccggcgccgccgccgccggcaccgaagCCCAAAGCCCAGGTCACCAAGATCATCCCCGACGAGCCGGCGCGCTCCGACCTACCCTTCGACTTCCGGTACTCGTACTCGGAGACTGACCCGTCCTGGAGGCCCATCGGGTTCCGCGAGCCCACCCGGTTCTCGCCCTTCGGCCCAGGCCGCCTTGACCGGCCCTGGGACGGCGTCGCCGCGCGCGTCGACGGGGATGTCGGGGATGGAGACGCGCGTGACAGTACTAGGGAGGAGGTGCTTGGCGAGGCGCTgtcggaggcggaggtggcggagCTCGTCGAGAGGTACCGACACAGTGACTGCTCCAGGCAGATCAATTTGG GGAAAGGTGGTGTAACACATAATATGCTCGATGACATCCACAACCACTGGAGACGTGCAGAAGCCGTTAGGATCAAATGTCTTGGGGTGGCAACTCTTGACATGGACAATATATGCTTCCATCTTGAG GATAAAACAGGTGGGAGAATCATATACCGTTGCATAAATATCCTTATCCTATATCGTGGTCGGAACTATGATCCAAAACAGCGGCCTGTCATACCATTGATGTTGTGGAAGCCATTGGCTCCTATTTATCCTAGAGTCATCCAAAATGTTGCTGAAGGGTTGACTTTTGAGGAAACAAAAGAATTGAGGAATAGAGGATTGAATTCACCACCGCTTATGAAATTGA CTAGGAATGGTGTTTATGTTAATGTTGTTGAAAAAGTGAGAGAGGCCTTTAAGACTTTGGAAGTAGTGAGACTAGATTGCTCTCACACTGGTACTAGCGATTGCAAGAAAATTGGTGTGAAGCTGAGG GATTTGGTTCCATGTGTTCCTATACTTTTTAAAGATGAGCAAATTATCCTCTGGAGAGGGAAGCTAGATCAAGAGGACTCTGTTTCAGCTCATTCTGTTTCTCAACCACAGTGA